In one Nicotiana sylvestris chromosome 8, ASM39365v2, whole genome shotgun sequence genomic region, the following are encoded:
- the LOC138876012 gene encoding uncharacterized protein has translation MADLIKLGMVDFDVIMGIDWLYSCFAKLDCRTRTMRLEFPSEPVVEWKGDNVVPKGRFISYLKAMKMINNGCIYHFVWVTDTGAEAPILELVPVVNEFPDVFPYEFPGIPPKREIDFGIDLMLGTQPISIPP, from the coding sequence ATGGCCGATCTCATTAAATTGgggatggtcgactttgatgtaatTATGGGGATAGATTGGCTTTACTCATGTTTTGCCAAGCTTGATTGTCGAACTAGAACTATGAGGCTTGAATTTCCAAGCGAACCAGTTGTGGAATGGAAGGGGGATAATGTGGtgccaaaaggtaggtttatttcttaccttaaggctatGAAGATGATTAACAAcgggtgtatctatcatttcgtcTGGGTCACGGACACCGGTGCTGAAGCACCTATACTTGAGTTAGtgccagttgtgaatgaattcccGGATGTCTTTCCATATGAGTTCCCTGGGATCCCACCAaaaagggagattgattttgggatcgattTGATGCTAGGCAcgcagcctatatctattccccCTTAA